Proteins encoded by one window of Pseudomonas sp. PSKL.D1:
- the mltF gene encoding membrane-bound lytic murein transglycosylase MltF, with protein MFAHTALRQRCAKWLFATGLFLMLGACVEKPSTLERVKEDGVLRVITRNSPATYFQDRNGETGFEYELVKHFADDLGVKLEIETADNLDELFDDLGKPNGPVLAAAGLVSSERRTAQAKFSHPYLEVTPQVIYRNGRPRPTEAKGLVGKKIMVLKGSSHADQLAQLKRQYPGLEYEESDAVEVVDLLRMVDEGQIDLTLVDSNELAMNQVYFPNVRVAFDLGDTRDQRWAVAAGEDNSLLNEVNEFLDKAQKNGTLQRLKDRYYGHVDVLGYVGAYTFAQHLQQRLPKYEKHFKNYAKVEQVDWRLLAAIGYQESMWQPEVTSKTGVRGLMMLTQRTAQAMGVSNRLDPQQSIRGGAKYFMKIKEELDDSIKEPDRTWFALAAYNVGGGHLEDARTLARREKLNPNKWLDVKKMLPRLSQKQWYRQTKYGYARGGEPVHFVANIRRYYDILTWVTQPQLEGQVAEGNLHVPGVNKDKPAEQSPPM; from the coding sequence ATGTTCGCCCACACTGCTTTGCGCCAGCGTTGCGCCAAATGGCTTTTTGCAACCGGACTCTTTCTGATGCTCGGTGCCTGTGTTGAAAAACCCAGCACCCTTGAGCGTGTGAAGGAGGATGGCGTGCTGCGCGTAATTACCCGCAACAGCCCGGCCACCTACTTCCAGGACCGCAACGGCGAAACCGGCTTCGAATACGAACTGGTCAAGCATTTCGCCGACGATCTGGGCGTCAAGCTGGAGATCGAGACGGCCGATAACCTGGACGAACTGTTCGACGACCTGGGTAAGCCCAACGGCCCGGTGCTGGCGGCCGCTGGCCTGGTCAGCAGTGAGCGGCGCACGGCCCAGGCAAAGTTCTCGCACCCGTATCTCGAGGTGACCCCGCAGGTCATCTATCGCAACGGCCGCCCCCGCCCTACCGAAGCCAAAGGGCTGGTCGGCAAGAAAATCATGGTGCTCAAGGGCAGCAGCCACGCCGACCAACTGGCCCAACTGAAACGCCAGTATCCCGGCCTTGAGTATGAAGAGTCCGATGCCGTTGAGGTGGTCGACCTGCTGCGCATGGTGGACGAAGGGCAAATCGACCTTACCCTGGTCGATTCCAATGAACTGGCGATGAACCAGGTGTACTTCCCCAACGTGCGGGTGGCCTTCGACCTGGGCGATACCCGTGACCAGCGCTGGGCGGTGGCGGCCGGGGAAGATAACAGCCTGCTCAATGAAGTGAACGAGTTTCTCGACAAGGCGCAGAAAAATGGCACGCTGCAACGCCTGAAAGACCGTTATTACGGCCATGTCGACGTTCTGGGCTATGTGGGCGCCTACACCTTTGCCCAACACCTGCAGCAGCGCCTGCCCAAGTACGAGAAGCACTTCAAGAATTACGCCAAGGTCGAACAGGTTGACTGGCGCCTGCTGGCTGCAATCGGATACCAGGAATCCATGTGGCAGCCGGAAGTCACCTCCAAAACCGGTGTGCGCGGCCTGATGATGCTGACCCAGCGCACCGCCCAGGCCATGGGCGTGTCGAACCGGCTGGACCCGCAACAGAGCATCCGCGGTGGCGCCAAGTACTTCATGAAGATCAAGGAAGAACTCGACGACAGCATCAAGGAGCCGGACCGCACATGGTTCGCCCTGGCGGCCTATAACGTGGGTGGCGGACACCTTGAAGATGCGCGCACCTTGGCCCGACGCGAAAAGCTCAACCCGAACAAGTGGCTCGATGTGAAAAAGATGCTGCCTCGCCTTTCACAGAAGCAATGGTACCGGCAAACCAAGTACGGCTATGCACGTGGCGGTGAACCAGTACACTTCGTGGCCAACATCCGCCGTTATTACGACATTCTGACCTGGGTGACCCAGCCGCAGCTGGAAGGCCAGGTGGCCGAGGGCAACCTGCATGTGCCAGGGGTGAACAAGGACAAGCCGGCGGAGCAGTCGCCGCCGATGTAG
- the guaA gene encoding glutamine-hydrolyzing GMP synthase: protein MALDIHAHRILILDFGSQYTQLIARRVREIGVYCELHPFDMDDEAIREFNPRGIILAGGPESVHEANSPRAPQAVFDLKVPVLGICYGMQTMAEQMGGKVEGSDLREFGYARVDVVGKSRLLDGIEDHVDDDGVLGLDVWMSHGDKVTQMPANFHVLASTPSCPIAGMYDDALGYYGVQFHPEVTHTKQGGRILSRFVQDICGCEALWTASNIVEDAIAQVRAQVGSANVLLGLSGGVDSSVVAALLHRAIGDQLTCVFVDNGLLRLHEGDQVMAMFKENMGVKVIRADAEKQFLDNLEGEADPEKKRKIIGRTFIDVFDAEASKLENIQFLAQGTIYPDVIESAGAKSGKAHVIKSHHNVGGLPEEMNLKLVEPLRELFKDEVRKIGLELGLPYDMVYRHPFPGPGLGVRILGEVKKEYADILRRADHIFIEELRKADWYHKTSQAFVVFQPVKSVGVVGDGRRYAWVVALRAVETVDFMTARWAHLPYELLETVSGRIINEIDGISRVTYDVSSKPPATIEWE, encoded by the coding sequence ATGGCCCTCGACATTCACGCTCACCGCATCCTGATCCTCGATTTCGGTTCCCAGTACACCCAGCTGATCGCCCGCCGCGTGCGCGAAATCGGCGTGTACTGTGAACTGCATCCGTTCGACATGGACGATGAAGCGATCCGCGAATTCAACCCGCGCGGTATCATCCTGGCCGGCGGCCCAGAGTCTGTTCACGAAGCCAACAGCCCGCGCGCCCCACAAGCCGTGTTCGACCTGAAAGTCCCGGTGCTGGGCATCTGCTACGGCATGCAGACCATGGCCGAGCAGATGGGCGGCAAGGTTGAAGGGTCCGACCTGCGTGAGTTCGGCTATGCCCGCGTGGACGTAGTCGGCAAGAGCCGCCTGCTGGACGGCATCGAAGACCACGTCGACGATGACGGCGTACTGGGCCTGGACGTGTGGATGAGCCACGGTGACAAAGTCACCCAGATGCCAGCCAACTTCCACGTGCTGGCCAGCACCCCGAGCTGCCCGATTGCCGGCATGTACGACGACGCGCTGGGCTACTACGGCGTGCAGTTCCACCCGGAAGTGACCCACACCAAGCAAGGTGGTCGCATCCTGTCCCGCTTCGTGCAGGACATCTGCGGCTGTGAAGCCCTGTGGACTGCGTCCAACATCGTCGAAGACGCCATCGCCCAAGTGCGTGCGCAAGTCGGCTCGGCCAACGTTCTGCTGGGCTTGTCCGGCGGCGTCGACAGCTCGGTGGTTGCCGCACTGCTGCACCGCGCCATCGGCGATCAGCTGACCTGCGTATTCGTCGACAACGGCCTGCTGCGCCTGCACGAAGGTGACCAGGTGATGGCCATGTTCAAAGAGAACATGGGCGTCAAGGTGATCCGTGCCGACGCCGAGAAGCAGTTCCTCGATAACCTGGAAGGCGAAGCCGACCCGGAGAAGAAGCGCAAAATCATCGGTCGCACCTTCATCGACGTGTTCGATGCCGAAGCCAGCAAGCTGGAAAACATCCAGTTCCTCGCCCAGGGCACCATCTACCCTGACGTGATCGAATCGGCCGGCGCCAAGAGCGGCAAGGCCCACGTGATCAAGTCGCACCACAACGTTGGCGGCCTGCCAGAGGAAATGAACCTCAAGCTGGTCGAGCCACTGCGTGAGCTGTTCAAGGACGAAGTGCGCAAGATCGGCCTGGAGCTGGGCCTGCCGTACGACATGGTCTACCGCCACCCGTTCCCGGGCCCGGGCCTGGGCGTGCGCATTCTGGGTGAAGTGAAGAAGGAATACGCCGACATCCTGCGTCGCGCCGACCACATCTTCATCGAAGAACTGCGCAAGGCCGACTGGTACCACAAGACCAGCCAGGCGTTCGTGGTGTTCCAGCCGGTTAAATCGGTGGGTGTCGTCGGCGACGGCCGTCGCTACGCCTGGGTCGTGGCCCTGCGTGCTGTCGAGACCGTGGACTTCATGACCGCGCGTTGGGCACACCTGCCGTACGAACTGCTGGAGACTGTCAGCGGCCGTATCATCAACGAAATCGACGGTATCTCCCGCGTGACTTACGACGTGTCGAGCAAGCCGCCTGCCACTATCGAGTGGGAATGA
- a CDS encoding sulfite exporter TauE/SafE family protein, with product MLAQLSFAVFDWFCIFFAIACAYIVFGIAGFGTALVAGPVLIHFMPLSRIIPLLVLLDFVAAFGNLLPSRRDVVRSELLRLLPCMALGCTLGVIFLLHLKSDLLLLLMGLFVTAYAIYGLAVKVRPARLSSTWAIPMGTVGGLFGALFGSGGFLYAIYLSARLDIKEHVRATQSALISCSTIVRLSLFLIAGVYADSSLLLLAGCLLPVMCLGLWVGRRLTLKLSREAFVRLVTWLVLASGLALIGRYLSG from the coding sequence ATGCTCGCCCAGCTTTCGTTCGCTGTCTTCGACTGGTTTTGCATCTTCTTCGCCATCGCCTGTGCCTACATCGTCTTCGGTATCGCCGGTTTCGGCACCGCGCTGGTGGCAGGCCCCGTGCTCATCCACTTCATGCCGCTGTCGCGCATCATCCCGTTGCTGGTGCTGCTGGACTTCGTGGCGGCTTTCGGCAACCTGCTGCCGTCGCGTCGTGACGTGGTGCGCAGCGAGTTACTCCGCCTTCTGCCGTGCATGGCGCTGGGCTGCACACTGGGCGTGATTTTCCTGCTGCATCTCAAATCCGACCTGCTGTTGCTGTTGATGGGGTTGTTCGTGACCGCCTACGCGATCTATGGCTTGGCGGTGAAGGTGCGGCCGGCCAGGCTTTCAAGTACCTGGGCAATACCGATGGGCACGGTCGGCGGGCTGTTCGGGGCGTTGTTCGGCAGTGGCGGCTTCCTTTATGCGATCTACCTCAGCGCGCGGCTGGATATCAAAGAACACGTGCGCGCTACCCAGAGCGCCTTGATCAGCTGCAGCACCATTGTGCGTCTGTCGCTGTTCCTCATTGCGGGTGTTTACGCCGACAGCAGCCTGCTGTTGCTGGCTGGCTGCCTGTTGCCGGTTATGTGCCTGGGGCTCTGGGTCGGGCGGCGGTTGACCCTGAAACTGTCCCGCGAGGCCTTTGTACGGCTGGTCACCTGGCTAGTGTTGGCCAGCGGCCTGGCGCTGATAGGTCGCTACCTGAGCGGCTGA
- a CDS encoding sugar ABC transporter ATPase — protein sequence MNTQSIIVPKLSTVPVHEARARAILRWLVREKIVEEQLTTCGRTGNRMGHALAEGARKIALHPEKLPLGEQLNGLEVVLKRCIYTPTDGFVEEAGCPECRREVGEPLFESLEEWMPGVSDNFTCPLCGFEDDINGFIFLQPCAFSNLGFIFNNWGEAGFTQAFLDSFADWLDQPVAVVQVKLPQG from the coding sequence ATGAATACCCAGAGCATCATTGTCCCCAAACTGTCCACCGTGCCGGTGCACGAAGCCCGGGCCCGCGCCATCCTGCGCTGGCTGGTGCGCGAGAAGATCGTCGAAGAGCAACTCACCACATGCGGGCGCACCGGTAACCGTATGGGGCATGCGCTTGCTGAGGGTGCCCGCAAAATTGCACTGCACCCGGAAAAGCTGCCGTTGGGTGAGCAGCTCAATGGCCTGGAAGTGGTGCTCAAACGCTGCATCTACACGCCGACAGACGGTTTTGTGGAAGAAGCGGGCTGCCCTGAGTGCCGGCGCGAGGTAGGTGAGCCGCTGTTCGAAAGCCTGGAGGAGTGGATGCCGGGCGTAAGCGACAACTTCACCTGCCCGCTGTGCGGCTTTGAAGACGACATCAATGGCTTCATTTTTCTACAGCCATGTGCCTTTTCCAACCTGGGGTTCATCTTCAACAACTGGGGCGAGGCCGGTTTTACCCAGGCCTTTCTCGACAGCTTCGCCGACTGGCTGGATCAGCCGGTGGCGGTTGTGCAGGTAAAACTGCCACAAGGCTGA
- the guaB gene encoding IMP dehydrogenase gives MLRISQEALTFDDILLVPGYSEVLPNEVSLKTRLTRGIELNIPLVSAAMDTVTEARLAIAMAQEGGIGIIHKNMTIEQQAGEVRKVKKFEAGVVKDPITIDADATVRDLFELTRLNNISGVPVLANGDLVGIVTSRDVRFETRLDAKVRDVMTPKERLVTVREGADKNEVRELLHKHRLEKVLIVDDKFSLKGMMTVKDIEKAKAYPLASKDDQGRLRVGAAVGTGKDTGERVAALVAAGVDVVVVDTAHGHSKGVIDRVRWVKETYPQVQVIGGNIATGAAAKALAEAGADAVKVGIGPGSICTTRIVAGVGVPQISAIANVAAALEGTGVPLIADGGIRFSGDLSKAIVAGASCVMMGSMFAGTEEAPGEVELFQGRSYKAYRGMGSLGAMAQAQGSSDRYFQDSSAGAEKLVPEGIEGRVPYKGALAAIIHQLMGGLRSSMGYTGSATIEEMRTKPEFVRITGAGMAESHVHDVQITKEAPNYRVG, from the coding sequence ATGCTGCGTATCAGCCAAGAAGCCCTGACCTTCGACGATATCCTCCTTGTACCTGGCTATTCCGAGGTACTGCCCAATGAAGTCAGTCTCAAGACCCGTTTGACCCGTGGCATCGAGCTGAACATTCCACTGGTTTCCGCCGCCATGGATACCGTGACCGAAGCGCGTCTGGCCATCGCCATGGCTCAGGAAGGCGGCATCGGCATCATCCACAAGAACATGACCATCGAACAACAGGCCGGCGAAGTCCGCAAGGTCAAGAAGTTCGAGGCTGGCGTGGTCAAGGACCCGATCACCATCGACGCCGACGCCACCGTGCGCGACCTGTTCGAGTTGACCCGCCTGAACAACATCTCCGGCGTGCCGGTGCTGGCCAACGGCGACCTGGTCGGTATCGTCACCTCCCGTGACGTACGCTTCGAAACCCGCCTGGATGCCAAAGTCCGCGACGTGATGACGCCGAAAGAGCGCCTGGTCACCGTGCGCGAAGGCGCCGACAAGAACGAAGTCCGCGAGCTGCTGCATAAGCACCGCCTGGAAAAAGTCCTGATCGTCGACGACAAGTTCAGCCTCAAGGGCATGATGACCGTCAAGGACATCGAAAAGGCCAAGGCCTACCCGCTGGCCAGCAAGGACGACCAGGGTCGCCTGCGCGTCGGCGCTGCGGTCGGTACCGGCAAAGATACCGGCGAGCGCGTTGCTGCCCTGGTTGCCGCCGGCGTTGACGTGGTGGTGGTCGACACTGCCCACGGCCACTCCAAAGGCGTGATCGATCGTGTTCGCTGGGTGAAAGAGACCTACCCGCAAGTGCAGGTGATCGGCGGCAACATCGCCACCGGCGCCGCTGCCAAGGCCCTGGCTGAAGCGGGCGCTGACGCAGTCAAGGTCGGTATCGGCCCAGGCTCGATCTGCACCACCCGTATCGTTGCCGGTGTAGGCGTACCGCAAATCAGCGCTATCGCCAACGTCGCCGCCGCACTGGAAGGCACTGGCGTGCCACTGATCGCCGACGGCGGCATCCGCTTCTCCGGTGACCTGTCCAAGGCCATCGTTGCCGGTGCTTCCTGCGTGATGATGGGGTCGATGTTCGCCGGTACCGAAGAAGCACCGGGTGAAGTCGAACTGTTCCAGGGCCGCTCGTACAAAGCCTACCGCGGCATGGGCTCGCTGGGTGCCATGGCACAGGCGCAAGGCTCGTCCGACCGTTACTTCCAGGACTCCTCGGCCGGCGCCGAGAAGCTGGTACCGGAAGGTATCGAAGGTCGCGTACCTTACAAAGGCGCACTGGCGGCGATCATCCACCAGTTGATGGGCGGCCTGCGTTCGTCCATGGGCTACACCGGCAGCGCGACCATCGAAGAGATGCGCACCAAGCCGGAGTTCGTGCGCATCACCGGTGCCGGCATGGCCGAGTCCCACGTGCATGACGTGCAAATCACCAAAGAAGCCCCGAACTACCGCGTAGGCTGA
- the xseA gene encoding exodeoxyribonuclease VII large subunit — protein sequence MIKDPFERLGLDREVLTVSQLNGRARVLLEDVFRSVWVEGEISNLARPASGHMYFTLKDSGAQVRCALFRQNALRVRQALRDGLAVRVRGKVSLFEGRGDYQLILDTVEPAGDGALRLAFEALKEKLGAEGLFSTERKKPLPAHPQRIGIITSPTGAVIRDIISVFRRRAPQVELNLIPTAVQGREAINQIVRALQQADRMGFDALILARGGGSLEDLWCFNEEAVARAVAACVTPIVSAVGHETDVSISDFVADVRAPTPSAAAELLAPDNSGLQQQLESLQRRLLLRMRNRLAHDHLRLDSLTRRLRHPGERLRQQAQRLDDLDMRLRRAFMLNLNQRRERLARLETRLAAQHPGRNLKLLGQRLDSLAERLPRAMREVIKDRRQRFQAQLQTLQVVSPLATLARGYSILLDEQGNAIRSAEQTRNGQRLTARLNEGELQVRVEDNHLTPVTLSLLD from the coding sequence ATGATCAAAGACCCCTTCGAACGCCTCGGCCTGGACCGCGAAGTCCTTACCGTCAGCCAACTCAACGGCCGCGCCCGGGTGCTGCTGGAAGATGTGTTCCGTAGCGTCTGGGTAGAAGGCGAAATTTCCAACCTCGCCCGCCCGGCCTCCGGCCACATGTATTTCACCCTAAAGGACAGCGGTGCCCAGGTGCGCTGCGCGTTGTTCCGGCAAAACGCCCTGCGCGTGCGCCAGGCCCTGCGCGATGGCCTGGCGGTGCGGGTGCGTGGCAAGGTTTCGCTGTTTGAAGGGCGCGGCGACTATCAGCTGATCCTCGATACCGTCGAACCTGCCGGTGACGGTGCGCTGCGCCTGGCCTTCGAGGCGCTGAAGGAAAAGCTCGGCGCCGAAGGCTTGTTCAGCACCGAGCGCAAAAAACCGCTGCCAGCCCATCCGCAACGCATCGGCATCATCACCTCGCCCACCGGCGCTGTGATCCGCGACATCATCAGCGTATTCCGCCGCCGTGCGCCACAGGTAGAACTGAACCTGATCCCGACTGCCGTCCAGGGCCGCGAAGCCATCAACCAGATCGTCCGCGCCCTGCAGCAGGCCGACCGCATGGGCTTCGATGCACTGATCCTCGCCCGCGGTGGTGGCTCGCTCGAAGACTTGTGGTGTTTCAACGAAGAAGCCGTTGCCCGTGCGGTGGCAGCCTGCGTCACGCCCATCGTCAGCGCCGTGGGCCATGAAACTGATGTGTCTATCAGCGACTTCGTGGCTGACGTTCGTGCGCCGACGCCGTCAGCCGCCGCCGAGCTGCTGGCCCCGGACAATAGTGGCCTGCAGCAACAGCTCGAGAGCCTGCAGCGGCGCCTGCTGCTGCGCATGCGCAATCGCCTGGCTCACGATCACCTGCGCCTGGACTCACTGACCCGGCGCCTGCGTCACCCCGGCGAGCGCTTGCGCCAACAAGCCCAACGCCTGGATGACCTGGACATGCGCTTGCGCCGGGCCTTCATGCTCAACCTGAACCAGCGCCGCGAGCGCCTGGCGCGGCTGGAGACACGCCTTGCAGCCCAGCACCCGGGGCGCAACCTGAAACTGCTCGGGCAGCGCCTGGACAGCCTTGCCGAACGCCTGCCACGGGCGATGCGCGAGGTCATCAAAGACCGTCGCCAGCGTTTTCAGGCGCAATTGCAGACGCTGCAGGTGGTCAGCCCGCTGGCGACACTGGCTCGCGGCTACAGCATCCTGCTCGACGAACAAGGCAATGCCATCCGTAGCGCTGAACAAACGCGCAACGGCCAACGACTGACCGCCCGCCTCAACGAAGGCGAACTGCAAGTGCGGGTCGAGGACAACCACCTGACCCCGGTCACTCTCTCCTTACTGGACTGA
- a CDS encoding IclR family transcriptional regulator domain-containing protein, translating to MKDIGAGTSFLRNQPASRAGDEGRIRYTCKWEILSEGLSQDCLPDRTQLAIIHPLLDRVATLHLHIRQALTPEHNPPGADLRQHFTPALRAFNKLCGADCFLTVASGSHTYLTLAGLNRDGSPLALPANARRDALRTSAAGKVLLANNPELARQAQRVAPLDHALEQELLLVAEQGFAFDVQTALKDLNCLAIPLRHNGKVVGALGTTGAPDDLERTAITAQVGLPVLTCSESP from the coding sequence GTGAAGGACATCGGTGCGGGTACCTCGTTTCTGCGCAATCAGCCTGCCAGCAGGGCTGGCGATGAAGGGCGAATACGATACACCTGCAAATGGGAAATATTAAGTGAAGGATTGTCGCAAGATTGTCTGCCTGATCGAACTCAGCTAGCTATTATCCATCCATTGCTCGATCGAGTCGCCACTCTTCATCTGCACATTCGCCAAGCCCTGACGCCCGAGCACAACCCGCCGGGAGCGGATCTGCGTCAGCACTTCACCCCGGCATTGCGAGCCTTCAACAAATTGTGTGGCGCTGACTGCTTCCTGACGGTGGCCAGCGGCAGCCATACTTACCTGACACTCGCAGGGCTGAATCGCGATGGCTCGCCCCTCGCCCTTCCTGCCAATGCGCGACGAGACGCGCTGCGCACTTCTGCAGCGGGCAAGGTTTTGCTAGCCAACAACCCCGAACTCGCTCGCCAAGCCCAGCGCGTGGCGCCGCTGGACCATGCTTTGGAGCAGGAGTTGTTACTGGTCGCCGAACAAGGCTTTGCCTTCGATGTGCAGACGGCTCTCAAGGATTTGAACTGCTTGGCCATTCCGTTACGCCACAACGGCAAGGTAGTGGGCGCTCTGGGCACCACCGGTGCACCAGATGACCTCGAGCGAACGGCTATTACAGCACAGGTCGGCTTGCCCGTGCTGACTTGCTCAGAGAGTCCCTGA
- a CDS encoding multicopper oxidase family protein — MSFTRRQMLKGLTGLVVVGLGAGGAARYWMGKVEDENAGHDYELIAAPLDVELVPGFKTEAWAFGPSAPGTELRVRQGEWLRVRFINHLPVETTIHWHGIRLPLEMDGVPYVSQLPVKPGEYFDYKFRVPDAGSYWYHPHVSSSEELGRGLVGPLIVEEREPTGFQHERTLSLKNWHVDEQGAWLPFSIPREAARNGTAGRLITINGDPESVTELPAGQVVRLRLLNLDNTWTYRINLKGNCEARIYALDGNPITPRPLDDDYWLGPGMRICLAVRIPQAGEEISLRDGFVRLGTLRSVASNDTPSDWPPALPPNPVAEPDLENAEKLNFNFEWVGKVSVNTENGKPPSLWQINGQAWDITDKTCADRPIATLQKGKSYIFELKNMTQYQHPIHLHGMSFKVIASNRHKIVEPWFTDTYLLGKNERAQVALVADNPGTWMFHCHVIDHMETGLMAAIAVV; from the coding sequence ATGTCCTTCACCCGTCGACAAATGCTCAAAGGCCTGACCGGCCTGGTTGTGGTTGGCCTGGGCGCCGGGGGCGCCGCACGTTACTGGATGGGCAAGGTCGAGGACGAAAATGCCGGGCACGACTACGAGCTGATTGCCGCGCCGCTGGATGTCGAGCTGGTGCCTGGGTTCAAGACCGAAGCCTGGGCATTCGGGCCGTCTGCGCCCGGCACGGAGCTGCGAGTGCGCCAGGGCGAATGGCTGCGGGTGCGCTTTATCAATCACCTGCCGGTAGAAACCACTATCCACTGGCACGGCATCCGCCTGCCGCTTGAAATGGACGGTGTGCCCTACGTGTCGCAATTGCCGGTCAAGCCCGGGGAGTACTTCGACTACAAGTTCCGTGTACCGGACGCGGGCAGCTACTGGTATCACCCGCATGTCAGCAGCTCCGAAGAGCTGGGCCGTGGCCTGGTCGGCCCGCTGATCGTCGAGGAGCGCGAGCCCACGGGCTTTCAGCATGAACGCACGCTCAGCCTGAAAAACTGGCACGTAGACGAGCAGGGCGCCTGGCTGCCTTTCAGCATCCCCCGGGAAGCGGCGCGCAATGGCACCGCCGGGCGGCTGATTACCATCAATGGCGACCCCGAATCGGTCACTGAGTTGCCAGCCGGGCAGGTAGTGCGGCTGAGGCTGCTCAATCTCGACAATACCTGGACGTACCGCATCAACCTCAAGGGCAACTGCGAAGCGCGCATCTATGCCCTGGACGGCAACCCGATTACCCCGCGCCCGCTGGATGACGATTACTGGCTGGGGCCAGGCATGCGCATTTGCCTGGCCGTGCGCATTCCCCAAGCCGGTGAGGAAATTTCGCTGCGCGACGGTTTCGTGCGCTTGGGCACCCTGCGCTCGGTGGCCAGCAATGACACGCCAAGCGATTGGCCGCCAGCACTTCCTCCCAACCCAGTGGCCGAGCCGGACCTGGAGAATGCCGAAAAGCTCAACTTCAATTTCGAATGGGTGGGCAAGGTTTCGGTCAATACCGAGAACGGTAAGCCGCCAAGCTTGTGGCAGATCAATGGCCAGGCGTGGGACATTACCGACAAGACCTGCGCCGACCGGCCGATTGCCACCTTGCAGAAGGGTAAGAGCTACATCTTCGAGTTGAAGAACATGACCCAGTATCAGCACCCGATCCATTTGCATGGCATGAGTTTCAAGGTGATCGCGTCCAATCGCCACAAGATTGTCGAACCCTGGTTCACTGACACCTACCTGCTGGGGAAGAACGAGCGCGCCCAGGTGGCCTTGGTGGCGGATAACCCCGGCACCTGGATGTTCCATTGCCATGTCATCGACCACATGGAAACCGGCCTGATGGCCGCGATTGCGGTGGTGTGA
- the tadA gene encoding tRNA adenosine(34) deaminase TadA, with amino-acid sequence MRPQIIDRSRDQEFMRLALALAAEGAAMGEVPVGAVLVQHGEVIGQGFNRPITDSDPSAHAEMVAIRAAAKAASNYRLPGSTLYVTLEPCSMCAGLIVHSRVARVVYGALEPKAGIVQSQGQFFGQGFLNHRVMVEGGVLAEECGQILSEFFKARRAKA; translated from the coding sequence ATGCGCCCGCAGATCATCGATCGCAGCCGCGATCAGGAATTCATGCGCCTGGCCCTGGCCTTGGCTGCCGAAGGTGCAGCCATGGGCGAGGTGCCGGTTGGCGCCGTGCTGGTGCAGCACGGAGAAGTGATCGGGCAAGGGTTCAACCGGCCGATCACCGACAGTGACCCCAGCGCCCATGCCGAGATGGTGGCCATTCGGGCGGCGGCCAAGGCCGCCAGCAACTACCGGCTGCCGGGTAGTACCCTCTACGTGACGCTGGAGCCGTGCAGCATGTGCGCGGGGTTGATCGTGCATTCGCGGGTGGCGCGGGTGGTGTATGGGGCACTGGAACCCAAGGCGGGGATCGTGCAGAGCCAGGGGCAGTTCTTCGGTCAGGGTTTTCTGAACCATCGGGTGATGGTGGAAGGCGGGGTACTGGCGGAGGAATGTGGGCAGATTTTGAGCGAGTTCTTCAAAGCCCGCCGCGCCAAGGCGTAG